One genomic region from Armatimonadota bacterium encodes:
- a CDS encoding ABC transporter substrate-binding protein: MRPWIGLALGVVLLLTLSLSGYPQPAPVRIGLVLSFASQPVQSRGVEDGLRLALEEAGGRVAGRTFELFREDDEGSPTVGLSKTRRLVEERQVDFLVGTVWSHVALALVDYLRTRDVVWIIPVATTRLLMTPERATPRMFRLVDTSDQNSFPLGRWVVNKRGHRNLVAIGFDVAAGHDGIGAFEAGARAAGGRVLRKIFVRVGTVDFAPFLTPANLEGADAVYAWFAGVDAIRFLKQYDAFGWKARLPLYGGRPMVDEAYVSEAGDSALGVTAITPYTPLLDTPQNRRFVQAFRQRFGRLPFSYEESGYTTGKLILAGLQAMQGDTSRRDELAQVMRREAPKIVTPAGPLRLDRYNQRIFDQYVVRVERREGQLLNVPIDRIGQVAQVDVWQWWRR; encoded by the coding sequence ATGAGACCGTGGATCGGACTTGCGCTTGGAGTTGTCCTCCTCCTGACCCTTTCCCTCTCAGGCTATCCTCAGCCCGCTCCGGTCCGGATCGGACTTGTGCTCAGCTTCGCGAGCCAGCCCGTCCAGTCCAGGGGGGTGGAGGATGGACTGCGGCTGGCCCTGGAAGAGGCCGGAGGCCGAGTTGCGGGCAGGACCTTCGAGCTCTTCCGGGAGGACGATGAGGGAAGCCCCACGGTAGGACTTAGCAAGACCCGGCGCTTGGTAGAGGAACGGCAGGTGGATTTCCTCGTGGGAACGGTGTGGAGCCATGTGGCGTTGGCCCTGGTGGACTACCTGCGCACCCGGGATGTCGTCTGGATCATCCCGGTGGCTACCACCCGGCTCCTGATGACCCCGGAGCGGGCAACGCCCAGGATGTTCCGGCTCGTGGACACCAGCGACCAAAACAGCTTCCCCCTGGGACGATGGGTGGTGAACAAGCGCGGGCACCGGAACCTGGTGGCCATTGGCTTCGACGTGGCCGCGGGGCACGATGGAATCGGAGCGTTTGAGGCGGGCGCGCGGGCCGCAGGGGGCCGCGTGCTCCGGAAGATCTTCGTGCGGGTGGGCACCGTGGATTTCGCCCCCTTCCTCACCCCCGCGAACCTGGAGGGAGCGGACGCGGTGTACGCGTGGTTTGCCGGGGTGGACGCCATCCGGTTCCTGAAGCAGTACGACGCCTTCGGATGGAAGGCGCGGCTTCCCCTGTACGGCGGAAGGCCCATGGTAGACGAAGCGTACGTGAGCGAGGCCGGCGACTCCGCGCTGGGAGTCACCGCCATCACCCCGTACACCCCGCTGCTCGATACCCCGCAGAACCGGCGATTCGTACAGGCCTTCCGGCAGCGGTTCGGGCGGCTACCTTTCTCTTACGAGGAGAGCGGGTATACCACCGGGAAGCTTATCCTCGCGGGCCTGCAGGCCATGCAGGGGGATACCAGCCGGAGGGACGAGCTCGCCCAAGTGATGCGCCGGGAGGCGCCGAAGATCGTCACGCCCGCCGGCCCGCTCCGGCTGGACCGCTACAACCAGAGGATCTTCGACCAGTACGTGGTCCGGGTGGAGCGCCGCGAGGGCCAGCTGCTGAACGTCCCCATTGACCGGATCGGACAGGTGGCCCAGGTGGACGTGTGGCAGTGGTGGAGGCGGTGA
- a CDS encoding CocE/NonD family hydrolase, whose product MPEGFAYRFRKPLCRPEEVGVTGPRPSRTVEAGMLVERDVAIPLRDGVRIYADVFRPTEGPPVPALLAWSPYGKHEGTLQYLVRAFPAAGVREEDVSPYAVFEGPDPAYWVPRGYAVVNVNPRGTWYSEGVATFLSPEEAQDCYDVIEWIARQSWCSGKVGMTGVSYLACIQWKVAALHPPHLAAINPWEGFTDHYREVSRHGGIPETWFRPYWSLQRIGIGLELVEDLFAEELEHPLFDAFWASKLPDLAAIRIPAYVVASWSDHGLHTRGTLEGFKRIRSEPKWLEIHGHKKWAYYYRRESLERQAAFFDRFLKGERTEVEQWPRVQAFVRERGMEGVWRTFEGWPVPQTRYLRLYLNLPEGRLQEEPISEEASQWYLATSGGYDRLRRELGRVVLEYTFRERMDVVGYMKLRVWMSTPDGEDMDVFVGIQKVDREGRVVPFIHYAQYEDGPVALGWLRASHRELDPVASTEWQPIHPHRREEKLRPGEVVPMEIEIWPSGTRFEAGDRLRLILQGRDIQDYPRHLPYARHEATVNVGRHVIWSGGRFDSYLVVPCVL is encoded by the coding sequence ATGCCGGAGGGCTTTGCGTACCGGTTCCGCAAGCCGCTGTGCCGTCCGGAGGAGGTGGGGGTTACAGGACCGCGGCCCAGCCGCACGGTGGAAGCGGGGATGCTGGTGGAGCGGGACGTGGCCATCCCTCTACGGGACGGGGTGCGCATCTATGCGGACGTCTTCCGGCCCACAGAAGGTCCTCCGGTTCCCGCGCTGCTTGCCTGGAGCCCCTATGGCAAGCACGAGGGAACCCTGCAGTACCTCGTGCGGGCCTTTCCCGCGGCTGGGGTTCGGGAGGAGGACGTCTCCCCCTACGCGGTCTTCGAGGGCCCGGACCCCGCCTATTGGGTCCCCCGGGGATACGCGGTGGTCAACGTGAATCCCCGGGGGACCTGGTACTCGGAGGGAGTAGCCACCTTCCTCTCCCCGGAGGAAGCGCAGGACTGCTACGACGTCATCGAGTGGATCGCCCGCCAGAGCTGGTGCAGCGGGAAGGTGGGGATGACGGGCGTGAGCTACCTCGCCTGCATCCAGTGGAAGGTGGCGGCCCTGCATCCCCCGCACCTCGCGGCCATCAACCCGTGGGAAGGGTTCACGGACCACTACCGGGAGGTCTCCCGGCACGGCGGGATTCCCGAGACCTGGTTCCGGCCCTACTGGAGCCTGCAGCGCATCGGCATCGGTCTCGAGCTCGTGGAGGACCTCTTCGCGGAGGAGCTGGAGCACCCCCTCTTTGATGCCTTCTGGGCCTCGAAGCTCCCGGATCTAGCGGCCATCCGAATTCCCGCCTATGTGGTCGCCAGCTGGAGCGATCACGGGCTCCATACCCGGGGAACCCTGGAGGGCTTCAAGCGCATCCGGTCGGAGCCCAAGTGGCTGGAGATCCACGGACACAAGAAGTGGGCCTACTACTACCGCCGGGAGAGTCTCGAGCGCCAGGCGGCCTTCTTCGACCGGTTCCTCAAGGGGGAGCGTACGGAGGTGGAACAGTGGCCCCGGGTGCAGGCCTTCGTGCGGGAACGAGGGATGGAGGGGGTGTGGCGGACCTTTGAAGGGTGGCCGGTTCCGCAGACCCGTTACCTGCGGTTGTACCTGAACCTCCCCGAGGGCCGCCTGCAGGAGGAACCGATCTCCGAGGAGGCGAGCCAGTGGTATCTTGCCACGAGCGGGGGATACGACCGGCTGCGACGGGAGCTGGGGCGGGTGGTGCTCGAGTACACCTTCCGGGAGCGGATGGACGTAGTGGGCTACATGAAGCTGCGGGTGTGGATGAGCACCCCGGACGGAGAGGACATGGACGTGTTCGTGGGCATCCAGAAGGTGGACCGGGAGGGTCGGGTAGTTCCCTTCATCCACTACGCACAGTACGAGGATGGGCCGGTGGCCCTGGGCTGGCTGCGGGCCAGTCATCGGGAGCTGGATCCGGTGGCCAGCACGGAGTGGCAGCCCATACACCCGCACCGCCGGGAGGAGAAGCTGCGACCGGGCGAAGTGGTGCCGATGGAGATCGAGATCTGGCCTTCCGGGACCAGGTTCGAAGCGGGGGACCGACTGCGCCTGATCCTGCAGGGACGGGACATCCAGGACTACCCCCGGCACCTCCCGTACGCACGGCACGAGGCCACGGTGAACGTGGGCCGGCACGTGATCTGGAGCGGAGGCCGGTTCGACTCGTATCTGGTGGTGCCCTGTGTCCTATGA
- the smc gene encoding chromosome segregation protein SMC yields the protein MYLKRLELVGFKTFADRTELEFGPGITAIVGPNGAGKSNLFDAIRWVLGETSHRALRAHRTEDVIFAGTSTRRPHGIAQVELTLDNGSGILPLEFSEVTVIRRATRASESEFFINRIPCRMRDVQALFLGTGLGGRSYAMIAQGEVEAILEASPQERRAWLLEAAGIARYHRRRQEAERRLQQAQENLERLRDLLQELETQRASLAAQAEAASRYRACERALREVEKLLHVEAARRLTAQIQRLAAQHETVRERYAEAERRAQALDGALREKRQCAEAAAVRVEAVQRELLSTVEAARACEARLQLLAERLRTRRERDSQLAVEIPRLARELAVLREAEEEARTQRAAVEAEIASARRAEAEVRRQVEALTEVVRIHREEEERLRADLVELEHARAQTQAQHAALHSRLQALRAQRKRLEERLARAEEERRAAQARREALEAQVGQGMAQGEVLRGRAEMLRERIQRVEAELERVQAEEREVEMNRSARLERLRYLEEAQAGLVGYEQAAREILLARGESPELQGVQGALVDFLEVELPHRHAVEAALGPALFALLADSLESARIALRWLQDRASGARFLIPELLCVSPNGSSPPEGAIPALELLRCPPQVAPFVAVALAETWVVRDLETALTLRSRGVSGRLVTLAGEVLSPEGVLATRRVNPDHPLGRAQELEALRGVLADLLARWKEVRRQRGALEQQRDALRAELQETTRALQAMEIQLASVRRALVAVEEDLARVDRTEAELRSELEAVESEAQETRDALQRVDTDLASVEAELERVRTAFHAARERLSEGERTLEAARAEHTRVRLHLVGLQGLWEALHHRVEHGEEARRSVEEHLAAARAEQAALLEEARCLLREQAEARGILEALRAREEALRGDLEAGVQERDRAMEEAQALVEASEAAWEEVRGHEEVLHRIALRRAQVEAEYRSLAQRVAEEFGIDLPAAEAAAPQELPREELVRRAQELRAQLEALGPVNLRAMEEHARLCARLEGLRAQVEDIERARSLLLEEMERLGRVLDVRFRQTLEEVDAAFGECFRSLFGGGNASLEWVAEEDGEEGIEIRVQVPGKKVRDLGALSGGERAMAALALIFALLRVHPSPFCVFDEVEAALDDENTRRLAVLLRELAQRSQVIIITHNKGTMEAADTLYGVTMEEPGVSRIVSVRVVEHRPQALPSSPAQGG from the coding sequence ATGTACCTCAAGCGCCTGGAGCTGGTGGGGTTCAAAACCTTTGCGGACCGCACGGAGCTGGAGTTCGGTCCCGGGATCACCGCCATCGTGGGCCCCAACGGGGCCGGAAAGAGCAATCTCTTCGACGCCATTCGATGGGTGCTCGGAGAGACCTCTCACCGGGCCCTGCGGGCCCACCGCACGGAGGACGTCATCTTCGCGGGGACCAGTACCCGCCGCCCTCATGGCATCGCCCAGGTGGAGCTCACCCTCGACAACGGGAGCGGGATCCTGCCCCTGGAATTCTCCGAGGTCACCGTAATCCGCCGGGCCACCCGGGCCTCCGAGAGCGAGTTCTTCATCAATCGGATCCCGTGCCGGATGCGGGACGTGCAGGCCCTGTTCCTCGGTACGGGGCTCGGTGGCCGCTCCTACGCCATGATCGCTCAGGGCGAGGTGGAAGCCATCCTGGAAGCCTCCCCGCAGGAGCGACGGGCGTGGTTGCTGGAGGCGGCGGGCATCGCCCGCTACCACCGCCGGCGGCAGGAGGCGGAACGGCGGCTGCAGCAGGCTCAGGAGAACCTGGAGCGGCTGCGGGATCTCCTGCAGGAGCTCGAGACCCAGCGGGCTTCCCTGGCGGCCCAGGCGGAAGCCGCGAGCCGGTATCGGGCCTGTGAGCGGGCGCTGCGGGAGGTGGAGAAGCTCTTGCACGTGGAGGCGGCCCGGCGGTTGACCGCTCAGATCCAGCGTCTGGCTGCCCAGCACGAGACCGTGCGGGAGCGGTACGCGGAGGCAGAGAGGCGGGCGCAAGCCCTGGACGGCGCTCTCCGTGAGAAGCGGCAGTGCGCGGAGGCCGCGGCGGTAAGGGTGGAGGCCGTGCAACGGGAGCTCCTCTCCACGGTGGAGGCGGCCCGGGCATGCGAGGCCCGTCTGCAGCTGCTCGCCGAGCGGCTCCGGACCCGGAGGGAGCGGGACTCCCAGCTTGCGGTGGAGATCCCGCGCCTGGCGCGGGAGCTTGCGGTCCTCCGCGAGGCCGAGGAGGAAGCCCGGACACAGCGGGCGGCTGTGGAGGCCGAGATCGCCTCGGCCCGCAGGGCGGAGGCGGAGGTCCGGAGGCAGGTAGAGGCGCTCACGGAGGTGGTGCGGATCCACCGGGAGGAGGAGGAACGGCTGCGGGCAGACCTGGTGGAGCTGGAGCACGCCCGTGCCCAGACCCAAGCCCAGCACGCGGCTCTCCACAGCCGCCTCCAGGCCCTGCGCGCTCAGCGGAAGCGCCTCGAGGAACGCCTGGCACGTGCGGAGGAGGAGCGCCGGGCCGCGCAGGCCCGGCGGGAGGCGCTGGAGGCCCAGGTAGGCCAGGGCATGGCCCAGGGAGAGGTGCTGAGGGGACGGGCGGAGATGCTCCGGGAACGGATCCAGCGCGTGGAGGCGGAACTGGAGCGGGTTCAGGCGGAGGAGCGGGAGGTGGAGATGAACCGATCGGCCCGTCTGGAGCGGCTCCGCTACCTGGAGGAGGCGCAGGCGGGCTTGGTGGGCTACGAGCAGGCCGCCCGGGAGATCCTGCTTGCGCGGGGCGAATCCCCGGAGCTGCAGGGGGTGCAGGGAGCCCTCGTGGACTTCCTGGAAGTGGAGCTTCCACACCGGCATGCGGTGGAGGCCGCCCTGGGTCCTGCCCTCTTCGCGCTCCTCGCGGACTCCCTGGAATCCGCCCGCATCGCCCTCCGGTGGCTCCAGGATCGCGCGAGCGGAGCTCGGTTCTTGATCCCCGAGCTCCTCTGCGTTTCCCCGAACGGCTCCTCCCCGCCGGAGGGCGCGATCCCAGCCCTGGAGCTTTTGCGTTGTCCCCCCCAGGTGGCGCCCTTTGTCGCTGTAGCCCTGGCGGAGACCTGGGTGGTCCGGGACCTGGAAACCGCCCTCACCCTCCGGAGCCGGGGGGTCTCTGGCCGTCTGGTGACGTTGGCGGGCGAGGTCCTGAGCCCGGAAGGGGTGCTCGCCACCCGGCGGGTGAACCCCGACCATCCCCTGGGCCGCGCCCAGGAGCTGGAGGCGCTCCGAGGTGTCCTCGCGGACCTGCTGGCCCGCTGGAAGGAGGTAAGGCGGCAGCGGGGAGCGCTGGAGCAGCAACGGGATGCCCTGAGGGCCGAGCTGCAGGAGACCACCCGGGCCCTTCAGGCCATGGAGATCCAGTTGGCGAGTGTGCGCCGCGCGCTCGTGGCGGTGGAGGAGGACTTGGCGCGCGTGGACCGGACGGAGGCCGAGCTCCGATCGGAACTCGAAGCCGTGGAATCTGAGGCACAGGAGACGAGGGACGCCCTTCAGCGCGTGGACACGGATCTCGCGTCCGTGGAGGCGGAGCTGGAGCGAGTACGGACCGCGTTCCACGCGGCCCGGGAGAGGCTGTCCGAGGGGGAACGGACCCTGGAGGCCGCCCGGGCGGAGCACACGAGGGTTCGCCTGCACCTGGTGGGGCTCCAGGGGCTGTGGGAAGCCCTGCACCATCGGGTGGAGCACGGAGAGGAAGCGCGGAGGTCGGTGGAGGAGCATTTGGCCGCGGCGCGGGCGGAACAGGCGGCGCTTTTGGAGGAGGCGCGCTGCCTGCTCCGGGAGCAGGCAGAGGCACGGGGGATCCTCGAGGCGCTGCGGGCGCGGGAGGAGGCACTTCGGGGCGACCTCGAGGCGGGCGTACAGGAACGGGACCGGGCCATGGAGGAGGCGCAGGCGCTCGTGGAGGCGAGCGAGGCGGCATGGGAGGAGGTTCGGGGCCACGAGGAGGTCCTGCACCGGATCGCGCTCCGCAGGGCACAGGTGGAGGCCGAGTACAGGTCCCTGGCGCAGCGGGTGGCGGAGGAGTTCGGGATAGACCTTCCGGCTGCAGAAGCCGCCGCCCCCCAGGAGCTCCCACGTGAGGAGCTGGTGCGGCGGGCCCAGGAGCTGCGCGCGCAGCTGGAGGCCCTGGGGCCGGTGAACCTCCGGGCCATGGAGGAACACGCGCGCCTTTGCGCACGCCTGGAAGGCCTGCGGGCACAGGTGGAGGACATCGAGCGGGCCCGATCGCTCCTGCTGGAGGAGATGGAGCGGCTGGGTCGGGTTCTGGACGTGCGCTTTCGCCAGACCCTGGAGGAGGTGGACGCGGCGTTTGGGGAGTGTTTCCGATCCCTGTTCGGGGGAGGGAACGCCTCCCTGGAGTGGGTGGCGGAGGAGGACGGGGAGGAGGGGATCGAGATCCGGGTGCAGGTGCCCGGCAAGAAGGTGCGGGATCTAGGCGCCCTGTCGGGCGGAGAGCGGGCCATGGCTGCCCTGGCCCTCATCTTCGCCCTCCTGCGGGTGCATCCCAGCCCTTTCTGCGTCTTCGACGAGGTGGAGGCAGCCCTGGACGACGAGAACACCCGGCGCCTTGCGGTGCTGCTGCGGGAGCTCGCGCAGCGCAGTCAGGTGATCATCATCACGCACAACAAGGGCACCATGGAGGCCGCGGACACCCTCTACGGGGTCACCATGGAGGAGCCTGGGGTCTCCCGCATCGTCTCCGTGCGGGTAGTGGAACACAGGCCGCAGGCCTTGCCATCTTCTCCGGCCCAGGGAGGATGA
- a CDS encoding glycosyltransferase family 4 protein codes for MRVALFSDSYRPRLSGVVHSVAALVRALRHRGVRAHLFAPAHPGYRDPEPDVHRLRAFRLPQYPDFPILLPFQPGVMRRMRAIGPAVVHVHSPFTAGRLGLAVARALGVPVVFTHHTLYPEYVHYVPWVPRAVAAQVVRTHVVRFCNRCDAVIAPSRAVRDLLQAQGVRSRIEVIPTAALDLAGIARIRPADRRVLGIPPDRILLVYVGRLAREKSLDLLLEAFARACQDRPLHLLLVGHGPERMELERRAREAGVLDRVTFAGALPHEEALAWMKASDIFVFASRTETQGLAVVEAMACGLAVAAVEATGTSETVAHGRTGLLVDPDPEALASAMARLADLPGLRRELAEQARAAATQWSETAQADRVLALYRSVREGRR; via the coding sequence GTGAGGGTGGCCCTGTTCAGCGACTCGTACCGACCCCGGCTGAGCGGAGTGGTGCACTCCGTGGCGGCCCTGGTACGGGCCTTGCGCCATCGGGGAGTCCGCGCGCACCTCTTCGCACCCGCCCACCCCGGCTACCGGGACCCGGAGCCGGACGTACACCGCCTCCGAGCCTTCCGCCTCCCGCAGTATCCTGACTTCCCCATCCTCCTGCCCTTCCAGCCGGGCGTGATGCGGCGGATGCGGGCCATCGGGCCGGCGGTGGTGCACGTGCACTCTCCCTTCACCGCGGGTCGGTTGGGGCTAGCGGTCGCCCGGGCGCTGGGCGTGCCCGTGGTCTTCACCCACCACACCCTCTATCCGGAGTACGTGCACTATGTCCCTTGGGTCCCCCGGGCCGTGGCCGCCCAGGTGGTGCGAACCCACGTGGTGCGGTTCTGCAACCGCTGTGACGCGGTCATCGCCCCTTCCCGGGCTGTGCGGGACCTCCTGCAGGCGCAGGGAGTACGGAGCCGGATCGAGGTGATCCCTACTGCCGCCCTGGACCTCGCGGGCATCGCCCGGATCCGCCCCGCGGACCGACGGGTGCTCGGGATCCCTCCGGACCGGATCCTGCTCGTGTACGTGGGCCGGCTGGCCCGGGAGAAGAGCCTGGACCTGCTCCTGGAGGCGTTCGCGCGGGCCTGCCAGGATCGCCCCCTGCACCTGCTCCTCGTGGGCCATGGCCCCGAGCGCATGGAGCTGGAGCGCAGGGCACGGGAGGCGGGGGTCTTGGATCGGGTAACCTTTGCCGGTGCTCTCCCGCACGAGGAGGCCCTGGCCTGGATGAAAGCTTCGGACATCTTTGTGTTCGCCTCCCGGACGGAGACCCAGGGCTTAGCGGTGGTGGAAGCCATGGCGTGCGGATTGGCAGTGGCCGCGGTGGAAGCCACGGGGACGAGTGAAACCGTGGCCCACGGGCGGACCGGCCTGCTGGTGGATCCGGATCCGGAGGCGCTGGCCTCCGCCATGGCGCGGCTCGCAGACCTCCCGGGTCTCCGGCGGGAACTGGCAGAGCAGGCCCGGGCTGCGGCTACCCAGTGGTCCGAGACCGCTCAAGCGGACCGGGTGCTGGCCTTATATCGATCCGTGCGGGAGGGGAGGCGGTAG
- a CDS encoding cysteine desulfurase, with translation MIYLDHSATTRPLPEAVEAVHRALTERWGNPSSLHRMGLEAERLLAEARSALAAAMGVDPEEVVFTSGATEANNLALWGIARGRREAHVVVSAVEHSSVLEVAHRMRQEGVRVDVVPVDREGFVRPDVLQQLVGPGTNLVSVMLVNNEVGTVQPLGEVVRILNEVEARSGRRPLLHVDAVQGFLKVEVRPRTQRFDLVSLSGHKVGGPKGIGALYVRRGVRLVPLLGGGDQEQGLRPGTENVPGAAGFGAAVRAQLGTWRRDAERMRTLRDLLRELLSGLPGVIWNTPDRDIAPHILNFAVPGVRGEVLVHRLEQEGVVVSTGSACHSRKARPSHVLLAMGRTEQEAMSSIRVSLGPQTSEEEIRAAVEAIHRAVRDLRMQPVRR, from the coding sequence ATGATCTACCTGGATCACAGCGCCACCACGAGGCCGCTTCCGGAGGCGGTGGAGGCGGTGCACCGGGCCCTCACGGAGCGGTGGGGGAATCCCTCTTCCCTCCACCGGATGGGGCTGGAGGCGGAGCGGCTTCTCGCGGAGGCCCGCTCGGCCCTCGCCGCGGCCATGGGGGTGGATCCGGAGGAGGTGGTGTTCACCTCCGGGGCCACGGAAGCCAACAATCTGGCCCTGTGGGGCATCGCGAGGGGCCGGCGGGAAGCGCACGTGGTGGTGAGCGCGGTGGAGCATTCCTCGGTGCTGGAGGTGGCCCACCGCATGCGGCAGGAAGGGGTGCGGGTGGACGTGGTGCCCGTGGACCGAGAGGGGTTTGTGCGGCCCGACGTCCTCCAGCAGCTGGTGGGTCCTGGCACGAACTTGGTGAGTGTGATGCTGGTGAACAACGAGGTGGGGACGGTCCAGCCCCTCGGGGAGGTAGTCCGGATCCTGAACGAAGTAGAGGCACGATCCGGCCGCAGGCCGCTGCTGCACGTGGACGCGGTCCAGGGATTTTTGAAGGTCGAGGTGCGGCCCCGCACCCAACGGTTCGATCTTGTGAGCCTATCGGGACACAAGGTGGGCGGACCTAAAGGGATCGGAGCCCTGTACGTGCGAAGAGGCGTGCGGCTGGTCCCGCTGCTCGGAGGCGGGGACCAGGAGCAGGGTCTTCGGCCCGGTACGGAGAACGTCCCGGGCGCGGCGGGGTTCGGCGCTGCCGTAAGGGCCCAGCTCGGCACGTGGCGGCGGGACGCGGAGCGCATGCGGACGCTGCGGGACCTGCTCCGGGAACTCCTCTCCGGGCTCCCCGGTGTGATCTGGAACACGCCGGACCGCGACATTGCCCCCCACATCCTGAACTTCGCGGTACCCGGCGTGCGGGGGGAGGTCTTGGTGCATCGTCTGGAACAGGAAGGGGTGGTGGTGAGCACGGGGTCCGCATGCCATTCCCGGAAGGCCCGCCCCAGCCACGTGCTGCTCGCCATGGGGCGTACGGAGCAGGAGGCCATGAGCAGCATCCGCGTGAGCCTGGGGCCCCAGACCTCGGAGGAGGAGATCCGGGCGGCGGTGGAAGCCATCCACCGGGCGGTACGGGATCTCCGGATGCAGCCGGTGCGACGGTAG
- the thiI gene encoding tRNA 4-thiouridine(8) synthase ThiI, with amino-acid sequence MEEVILVRYGEIGLKGRNRGFFLRHLERNLRARLADLGGEVENQFDRFVVRAPQDQEEAVARITRTFGVVSASPALLVPAELQAIEEAAVEAMRRALGNRTTATFRIRARRSNSRFPLRSVDLERHLGALLLQRFPGLAARMKDPEIEVGVEVREEAYVYTGTHPGPGGLPVGTGGRAVGLLSGGIDSPVALWMMARRGMEILPLHFHTFPFTSERSKEKVVRIVERLATWTGPLRLRVAPFAEVQQAIGRCVPEPLWTLVMRRMMMRVAERLAEAAGARALVTGENLGQVASQTVEALHVIEAATHLPVLRPLVGMDKQEIVTLAERIGTYELSILPYEDCCTLFVPRHPRTRPSLQEVEAAERVLPVEELVDRVVAGVEEIPSSQPTFVG; translated from the coding sequence ATGGAGGAAGTGATCCTGGTCCGGTACGGGGAGATCGGGCTCAAGGGCCGTAACCGCGGTTTTTTCCTGAGGCACCTGGAGCGCAACCTTCGTGCCCGCCTGGCCGACCTAGGGGGTGAGGTGGAGAACCAGTTTGACCGGTTCGTGGTGCGGGCCCCCCAGGACCAGGAAGAGGCGGTAGCCCGGATCACCCGCACCTTCGGGGTGGTCTCCGCAAGCCCCGCCCTCCTGGTCCCCGCGGAGCTGCAGGCCATCGAGGAGGCCGCGGTGGAGGCCATGCGCCGGGCCTTGGGCAATCGGACCACGGCCACCTTCCGGATCCGTGCCCGCCGCAGCAACTCCCGCTTCCCCCTCCGGTCCGTGGACCTGGAGCGGCACCTGGGTGCCCTTCTCCTCCAGCGGTTTCCGGGACTGGCGGCCCGCATGAAGGACCCGGAGATCGAGGTGGGTGTGGAGGTACGGGAGGAGGCGTACGTGTACACCGGGACGCATCCCGGCCCCGGAGGCCTCCCCGTGGGGACCGGAGGGCGCGCGGTGGGGTTGCTTTCGGGGGGGATCGACAGCCCCGTGGCCCTGTGGATGATGGCCCGGCGCGGGATGGAGATCCTTCCCCTGCACTTCCACACCTTCCCCTTTACGAGCGAGCGCTCGAAGGAGAAGGTAGTGCGCATCGTGGAGCGGCTTGCCACGTGGACGGGCCCCCTGCGGCTCCGCGTGGCGCCGTTTGCGGAGGTCCAGCAGGCCATCGGGCGTTGCGTCCCGGAGCCCCTGTGGACCCTGGTGATGCGGCGGATGATGATGCGGGTAGCAGAGCGGCTGGCGGAGGCCGCGGGCGCGCGGGCCCTGGTCACCGGGGAGAACCTGGGGCAGGTGGCGAGCCAGACCGTAGAGGCCCTGCACGTGATCGAGGCGGCAACGCACCTGCCGGTGCTGCGGCCCCTGGTGGGCATGGACAAGCAGGAGATCGTGACCCTCGCGGAGCGCATCGGCACGTACGAGCTCTCCATCCTGCCCTACGAGGATTGCTGCACCCTCTTCGTGCCCCGTCACCCCCGCACCCGGCCTTCCCTGCAGGAGGTGGAGGCAGCAGAACGCGTCCTGCCCGTGGAGGAGCTGGTGGATCGTGTGGTGGCAGGCGTGGAGGAGATCCCCTCTTCCCAGCCCACCTTCGTGGGCTAG